In Musa acuminata AAA Group cultivar baxijiao chromosome BXJ3-9, Cavendish_Baxijiao_AAA, whole genome shotgun sequence, a single genomic region encodes these proteins:
- the LOC135648276 gene encoding large ribosomal subunit protein eL42 → MVNVPKTKKTYCKNKACRKHTLHKVTQYKKGKDSLSVQGKRRYDRKQSGYGGQTKPVFHKKAKTTKKIVLKLQCQSCKHYSQHPIKRCKHFEIGGDKKGKGTSLF, encoded by the exons GTGAACGTTCCCAAGACAAAGAAAACATACTGCAAGAACAAGGCTTGCAGGAAGCACACTCTTCACAAGGTTACACAGTATAAGAAGGGAAAGGACAGCCTTTCTGTTCAAGGGAAGCGACGCTATGACAGGAAGCAGTCAGGTTATGGTGGACAGACGAAGCCTGTTTTTCACAAGAAG GCAAAAACCACCAAGAAGATTGTGTTGAAGCTTCAATGCCAAAGTTGCAAGCATTATTCGCAGCATCCCATAAAA AGATGCAAGCACTTTGAGATTGGTGGAGACAAAAAGGGGAAGGGGACTTCTCTCTTCTAG